The following proteins are co-located in the Brevibacillus laterosporus DSM 25 genome:
- a CDS encoding helix-turn-helix transcriptional regulator, with translation MSKTQRLIEIMMTINAKRKFTARELAEEFKVSYRTILRDLNELSVLGVPVYSEVGAGGGYYLLQDRMLPPIFFKETEAVAMFFAYQSLQFFDSLPFQSETKSALKKFYHYLPEDVKKRIDQMQDRIVFWNPRYAQSSLHLEVLLEAAIDQSILTIQYDGKKGIAERRIQPIGLYSYNGFWYCPAYCFQRQAYRLFRADRIKYVEKSSTELGALKQAHWQIDCEKEGSVKHSLDNEKLLYDSIMDWLTYSEQIGRNLVPFVVELTRDGTRQAKSILDLVRVVEERTDGTGWIDTRIPRAEIRFFAELVWNLGIEVVVKEPQELISYVREKANKMVEHYR, from the coding sequence ATGTCAAAAACGCAACGTTTGATTGAAATCATGATGACAATTAATGCAAAACGAAAATTCACGGCTCGGGAATTGGCTGAGGAATTCAAAGTTTCGTATCGCACGATTTTACGTGACTTGAATGAATTAAGCGTGTTAGGAGTTCCTGTCTATTCAGAGGTAGGAGCAGGCGGTGGCTATTATTTATTACAGGATCGGATGCTCCCGCCTATTTTCTTTAAAGAAACCGAAGCAGTTGCTATGTTTTTTGCTTATCAATCGTTGCAATTTTTTGACTCTCTACCCTTTCAATCAGAAACGAAATCAGCATTAAAAAAGTTTTATCACTATTTACCAGAAGATGTAAAAAAACGAATTGATCAGATGCAAGACCGAATTGTCTTCTGGAATCCTAGGTACGCTCAATCCTCTCTCCATTTAGAAGTTCTATTAGAAGCGGCTATTGACCAATCAATTCTTACCATTCAATACGATGGCAAAAAGGGTATCGCCGAGCGAAGGATTCAACCTATCGGCCTATATAGCTATAATGGATTTTGGTATTGCCCAGCTTATTGTTTTCAACGACAAGCGTATCGATTGTTTCGGGCAGATCGGATTAAATATGTGGAGAAAAGTTCTACTGAATTAGGTGCTTTAAAACAGGCTCACTGGCAAATCGATTGTGAAAAGGAGGGTTCGGTAAAGCATAGCTTAGATAATGAAAAGCTGTTATATGACTCCATCATGGATTGGCTTACATACAGTGAACAGATCGGGAGAAATCTCGTTCCTTTTGTCGTTGAACTGACGAGAGATGGTACACGACAAGCAAAATCAATATTGGATTTGGTACGTGTGGTTGAAGAGCGTACTGATGGGACAGGCTGGATAGATACAAGGATTCCACGTGCTGAAATTCGGTTCTTCGCTGAGCTCGTTTGGAATTTAGGCATAGAGGTGGTGGTCAAGGAGCCGCAAGAACTTATTTCTTATGTGAGGGAGAAGGCTAATAAAATGGTGGAGCATTATCGGTAA